From the Tribolium castaneum strain GA2 chromosome 2, icTriCast1.1, whole genome shotgun sequence genome, one window contains:
- the LOC655969 gene encoding sin3 histone deacetylase corepressor complex component SDS3, with translation MSYLGSPYSNSYNQDYEYEDDNFDDEDDRENEDPHDDSDEDTEDASETDTGRHEEPLEIKEQMYQDKLASLKKKLQQLSDGSHHDYNRKVKKLESQYRERIRVNILYRDYRIECVEREYIAEKKAAAKDFEDKKIDLRENLISDLEDKKRTIEAERYSIELTGDSMEVKPVMTRKLRRRPNDPIPVPEKRRKAPTAQITYLLDEKDIENDLKIINRGKVLAPVRKPSIDDNISLCPGNLQSPLAVSPGLNDLPLIETRIEDGKLLYEKRWFHRGQSVFVEGRDLPKFPANISAIGNDMIWVKRSDGSKVKIYLSSLARGKISVKRRAS, from the exons ATGTCATATTTGGGATCTCCTTACTCGAATTCGTACAACCAAGACTACGAATATGAAGATGATAATTTTGACGATGAAGATGATCGTGAAAACGAAGATCCTCATGACGACAGTGATGAAG atacTGAAGATGCCAGTGAAACAGACACTGGCCGTCATGAAGAGCCCCTCGAAATTAAAGAGCAAATGTATCAAGACAAATTAGCGAGTCTTAAAAAGAAACTCCAGCAGCTGAGTGATGGCAGTCATCACGACTACAACAGAAAAGTGAAGAAACTTGAAAGTCAATACAGGGAGCGGATAAGAGTGAATATTTTGTACCGAGACTATCGAATTGAATGTGTGGAGCGTGAATATATTGCTGAAAAAAAAGCTGCAGCTAAAGATTTTGAAGACAAAAAGATTGATTTGCGAGAGAATTTAATCTCAGATTTGGAagataaaaaaagaacaattGAAGCAGAACGTTATTCGATTGAACTGACTGGAGACTCCATGGAAGTTAAGCCAGTAATGACAAGGAAATTGCGTCGTAGACCAAACGATCCAATTCCTGTGCCTGAAAAACGGCGAAAAGCGCCTACAGCACAAATCACTTATCTTTTGGATGAGAAAGATATTGAAAATGACCTGAAAATCATCAATAGGGGGAAAGTGCTGGCGCCTGTAAGGAAACCAAGTATTG atGATAACATTTCACTATGTCCTGGCAATCTTCAAAGTCCTTTGGCTGTTTCGCCAGGTCTTAATGATTTACCGTTAATTGAGACGAGAATTGAAGACGGAAAACTTCTCTATGAAAAACGCTGGTTTCATCGAGGTCAGAGTGTTTTTGTTGAAGGAAGGGATTTGCCAAAATTTCCTGCTAATATTTCTGCAATAGGCAATGACATG ataTGGGTGAAGAGATCTGATGGTAGTAAAGTTAAAATCTACTTATCAAGTTTGGCTCGGGGCAAAATATCAGTTAAAAGAAGAGCGTCctaa